The Maniola hyperantus chromosome 12, iAphHyp1.2, whole genome shotgun sequence genome has a segment encoding these proteins:
- the LOC117987105 gene encoding tetratricopeptide repeat protein 12-like isoform X2 encodes MSINRRLSNPALNNNQQYELNEEWNNFMKKIGEVSGLVKDMASGDKDKADAAKAIADEYLKGKVILDEDVKMKGEIDKDAWMAEVSKDAHRRALDRKIRKEKADTLKTQAVKAFRRQEYDRALSYYNRAIEQVKDNSMLYCDRALTNIKLGNYEKVFNDCEWALRLNENSFKARLYKAKAYKELEEFDKLQECRRELDEMFAQHDDLIKYFLDKKEGIDEDADGVE; translated from the exons ATGAGCATAAACAGAAGATTATCAAACCCAGCACTGAACAATAACCAGCAATATGAACTAAACGAAGAATGGAATAACTTCATGAAGAAGATAGGGGAAGTATCTGGATTAGTGAAGGATATGGCAAGTGGTGACAAGGACAAGGCTGATGCGGCTAAGGCAATAGCTGATGAGTACCTTAAGGGCAAAGTTATTTTAGATGAGGACGTAAAAATGAAG GGAGAAATCGACAAAGACGCGTGGATGGCAGAAGTGAGCAAAGATGCACATCGTCGAGCTCTGGATCGCAAGATTCGCAAAGAGAAGGCTGACACCCTCAAGACTCAAGCAGTTAAAGCATTTCGTCGGCAAGAATACGACAGGGCACTCTCCTACTACAATCGTGCCATCGAACAAGTCAAGGACAACTCTATGTTGTACTGTGATCGTGCATTGACAAATATCAAACTCGGAAATTATGAAAAG GTTTTCAACGACTGTGAGTGGGCTTTACGTCTGAATGAGAATAGCTTCAAGGCACGTCTGTACAAAGCAAAGGCTTATAAGGAATTGGAGGAATTCGACAAGCTGCAAGAATGCAGGAGAGAGTTAGATGAAATGTTCGCACAGCACGACGATCTTATAAAATACTTCCTTGATAAAAAAGAAGGCATTGATGAGGATGCAGATGGAGTAGAATAA
- the LOC117987105 gene encoding tetratricopeptide repeat protein 12-like isoform X1, whose amino-acid sequence MSINRRLSNPALNNNQQYELNEEWNNFMKKIGEVSGLVKDMASGDKDKADAAKAIADEYLKGKVILDEDVKMKVKDDRTVINLKAFQSLEKKDAGEIDKDAWMAEVSKDAHRRALDRKIRKEKADTLKTQAVKAFRRQEYDRALSYYNRAIEQVKDNSMLYCDRALTNIKLGNYEKVFNDCEWALRLNENSFKARLYKAKAYKELEEFDKLQECRRELDEMFAQHDDLIKYFLDKKEGIDEDADGVE is encoded by the exons ATGAGCATAAACAGAAGATTATCAAACCCAGCACTGAACAATAACCAGCAATATGAACTAAACGAAGAATGGAATAACTTCATGAAGAAGATAGGGGAAGTATCTGGATTAGTGAAGGATATGGCAAGTGGTGACAAGGACAAGGCTGATGCGGCTAAGGCAATAGCTGATGAGTACCTTAAGGGCAAAGTTATTTTAGATGAGGACGTAAAAATGAAGGTGAAAGATGATCGGACCGTGATCAATCTGAAAGCTTTTCAATCACTCGAAAAGAAAGACGCT GGAGAAATCGACAAAGACGCGTGGATGGCAGAAGTGAGCAAAGATGCACATCGTCGAGCTCTGGATCGCAAGATTCGCAAAGAGAAGGCTGACACCCTCAAGACTCAAGCAGTTAAAGCATTTCGTCGGCAAGAATACGACAGGGCACTCTCCTACTACAATCGTGCCATCGAACAAGTCAAGGACAACTCTATGTTGTACTGTGATCGTGCATTGACAAATATCAAACTCGGAAATTATGAAAAG GTTTTCAACGACTGTGAGTGGGCTTTACGTCTGAATGAGAATAGCTTCAAGGCACGTCTGTACAAAGCAAAGGCTTATAAGGAATTGGAGGAATTCGACAAGCTGCAAGAATGCAGGAGAGAGTTAGATGAAATGTTCGCACAGCACGACGATCTTATAAAATACTTCCTTGATAAAAAAGAAGGCATTGATGAGGATGCAGATGGAGTAGAATAA